ATGGCGGGCTACCGCTGTCCTCCTACGGCCTGACCAACTGGCAACAATCCATTTCCGTGCTCTCTCAAAATCCTGAACTGTTCCACGGCACGCTGCGCGCAAACCTGCGCCGTGCAGACAAAAACGCGGATGATGCTCAGCTGATAGACGCGCTGAAACTGGCAGCTGTTGATGAGCTACTCGTCAAAATTCCCAATGGTCTCTCCGGGCAAATCGGTGAAGATGGCAAAGGCCTGTCGCTTGGCGAACGTCGTCGTTTCGCGCTGGCAAGAGCTGCTCTGCGTACAGATGCAAGACTGATCATCGCTGACGAACCAACAGCCGATCTGGATGGCGTGACCGCACAAAAGGTTGTCGCAGCTCTCAAAAAACTGGCCCACAACAAGCCGGTTCTGGTCGCAACCCATGACCCACGCGTGGTCAGCTCCGCCGATCGCGTGCTGACGCTGAAAGACGGTGTTCTGATCGAACTGAACGAATGCGAAGGAGAACAGCAATGAGATCGTCCCTCCGCATCATCTGGCTTTTACAAAAAGAAGAACCGCTTGCCTTCTGGGGCGGTCTGGTCCTCGCCTTCCTCCCAGCCGCAGCAGGCATAGCGCTGTTGGCGGTCTCGGGTTATTTCATCACAGCAACCGCATTGGCTGGTCTTTCCGGGGGCGCAATCGCCTTCAACACCAGCTCCGCAGCTGGCAGCATCCGCCTCTATGCATCCGTCCGCATTTTTGGTCGTTACATTGAGCGCGTCATCACCCATGACGCGACCTTCCGTTTTCTCGCCAACCTGCGCTCCGGTGTGTTCCGAGGGCTTGTTGCCCGCGAAAGCAACGGAACCTTGAGCCAGCGCTCTGCAACAGCACTTTCCCGCGTGGTGAGTGATGTGGATCAGCTGGACGGCCTGTTCCTGCGCCTTGTAGTGCCTCTCGCATCTGCGGCCATCATCACAGGCCTGACACTGGTAATCCTCTGGCAATACTCGCCAGTAGCATCCATCGCTCTGGGCGCTATTCAGGCTGCTGGCCTGACCGTTTTGGCCAAATCAGGCGGTCACCGCAAAAAAGCACAGGCTCGCAAGCTCAATGCCGCTCGGGATGCGCTGCGTGTGCGTGTTTCTGATCTGGTTCGGGGTCGTCGTGATCTATCCGTCTTTGGCGGACTGGAACAACAACGCGCCGCTGCGCTGAAAGCTGTGGACCAGCTGGATGAAGCGCAAGAGCAGAGCGAACTGACAGACATGCGCAATCAGGCCGTCATCAGCACCATGAGTCAGGTGATGGTTGCGGTAACCTTCCTGTTTGCAGCCTATGCCTACCGGCAAGGCCAGATGGAACTGAAACACATTGCCCTGTTTGCCTTTGTAGCCATGGCACTGCCGGAGCTTCTGGTCTCGCTTGCCAACAGCGCAGGTAGCTGGAGCAAAATGTCAGGCGCTGCGGATCGCGTTCGCTCGCTACTGACTGTTGGGCAGGACAGTGAGGCGCTGCAAAACGCCAGAAGCAATTCAGAAACACCTGTGTTTGAAGCTGGCAAAGACGCCCTGCATCTTAAGAATATCGATTTCGCCTACACGCCCAAAGCGGCTCCAATCCTAAGCGGTGTGGATTTGGTTCTGCCAACAGGAAGCCGCACAGTGGTGATTGGTCCCAGCGGAGCTGGTAAATCCACGCTGGCAGCCATCGTTGCCCGCCTGCAAACGCCTCAAAACGGCTCTATCCAGATCGGCGGCGTCAATCTACCGGACCTAGCGGAAGATAAACTGCGCGCCGCACTAACAGTTGTTGGCCAGCGCACACAGATCTTCCACAGCACCATTGCTGACAACCTGCGGGTTGCACGAGAAGACGCGAGCGATGATGAACTCTGGGAAGCTTTGGACCATGCTGGCCTGAAAAAACTGGTCGAGAGCCGAAACGAAAAGCTGGAAACTCATCTGGGGGAAGGTGGTCTTGGCCTGTCTGGCGGCGAAGGTCGACGTCTGGCGCTCGCCCGTGCTTACCTGCGCAACCCGGAAATCTGGATTGCCGATGAGCTGACCGAAGGTCTGGACCACGCAACAGCTGATACGGTTCTGACCTCGTTCCGCGCAATGACACGCGGCAAGACCGTATTGATGGTGTCCCATCGTGCCAGCGAACTAGCCTGTGCTGACCGCGTTCTGGTCTTGGAAGACGGCAAGCTAAGCGAAGTCGCGCTGCCGCTGTCTGACGAGATCAAAGGCCGCTTGCGCGACGATTAAGCTATTCTGCATGATTATAAAAAAAGAGCGCAGTCCTCGATGAGAGGGCCGCGCTCTTTTTCGATAATTAGGCTGCCAATTGGTGACCGGATTTCTCGTGGTCAGAGCCATCATTATTGTAAAGGCCACCAAAACGGTTGGCGAGAAAGTCCGCCAAGCTGATGCTTTCTTGCGTCACAAAGCCTTTTGCCTGCAGCTTTCCAGTCATCATCAGATCCAGCGTGGCACAGATGCTGGCCGCTGTTGTAATCTGAATGCCGCTCCAATGTTTGCCATGGATCTCGCGATCATTGACCACATGGGAGAAGGATTTCTGCTGGAAGCGACCATCCTTCATGCCAGTTGCGGTGATGAAGATGAGAACGCGGTCCTGCATAGTGGCAGGAATGGCGTCTTCCATCACTTCCTTCAGGAGCTCCCGTTTGTTGATGAAACCAAGATCGTTCAGCAACAACTCCATGATGTCTTTATGACCCGGATAGCGGATGGAAAGATAACGCAGGCTCTGCACTTTGCCTTTCAAGGTTTCAGACAAAGACCCCAATCCGCCGGATGTGTTGAAAGCTTCATAGTCAACACCGTCCAGAGAGAAGTTCTGCAAGCCAGCCAACGGAGAGACCGTTGTCAGTTCGCCGTTTTCAATAGCAAGGCATGGATTACAATATTCATTGATCAACCCGTCCGTTGACCACGTGAGATTGTATTTCAATTTATTGGTTGGGTAACGAGGCAATGCCCCCACACGCAAATGTAGGTCTTCTAGACGATCAAACTGCTGCGCAAGGTCGTGTCCGGCAATGGAAACAAAACCGGGAGCAAGACCACACTGCGGGGCAAACGCTTTACTAGCGCCTTTGGCGATGCGCTCAACTTCAGCCGTGCTTGCCACATCCTCGGTCAAGTCAAGGTAATGACAATCCGCATCCCGTGCAGCCTGTGCAATCACAGGTGTCAGGAAGAATGGCGCAGCTGAAATGACAGCATCACATCCTTTTAGCGCTGCGGTTAGTTTACCAAGGTCGCTCACGTCCAGCGCCTCGGTGGTGACATGCGGCACGTCCAATGTAGAAAGTGCATCCACACTCTGGTCTAAAACCTTGATCTGGTAATCACCAGAGCCTTGTAACAATGCGGCGATCATTCCGCCGATCTTACCTGCGCCTACCACTGCAACATGATGTCGGTTCATATAAGCCCCTCCAGACTGGTTTTCGATTGACCTGAAGTCTACGTGAAAACACTGCCGGAGTTTATAGGGCAACTTGCCGAAATGACGTTTTATTCCGTCATTATGACGGTAACTGCGTCATAATGACAATAAAACTGTAAATATAACGATGCGTGCGTGTGGCACTCACAAGATTCGTGTCATTTTTCCAGGCTGTATGTGTTTTGCGGCATGAACGGGCGCTGGCGTTCAAACTTCTTTGTCAAAACGATAGAGGAGCGGGTGCGTTCCACACCGGGAATGGCTGCAATCTCATCCAGCACTGAATCCAGCTCCTCCAACCGATCCGGCTCTACAATCAGGCACAGATCAAACTCACCAGAGATGGTCAGACAACTGCGGATCTCAGGGTAGGATTCCAGCTGTGTGATCAGCTCGCGTGAGCGTTGCTGGGAGACGGAGAGCATAACCAGCGCCTGCACACGCTTTTCGTCCTGCTGATCACCCAAAATAGCGGTGTAGCCAATGATGATGCCCTTGCGCTCAAGACGGGCAATCCGCTCCTGAACAGTAGAGCGTGCTACGTCCAGACGACGGGCGATGGAAGAAACCGGCTCACGCGCATTCCCTTGCAAAATAGCAATCAGCTTGCGATCCAGTTCGTCCTTTATCTCGGCCATGAGTAGTCCCTATAATTTTTCGTCAATATAACAGCCCTCTCGGCGATTTGGCAGTACTTACCGGCAAAACCAACAAAAATAAGGGGCTATCTCCTTGCAGAACACACTGAATGTTAAACGAAAATGCAGATGTGAGGCTGGAGTTTTACCCTTAACCGGCAAAACCATAAAATTGCCGTTGCACGCGCCAAAACGTAACGTTATAAGATAACAAATCAAATGTAATAGTATAACACTTATGGTGTCGAACGAGTATGAAACATCTTTTCGGGTCAATGAGCGTGCTG
The window above is part of the Pseudovibrio sp. Tun.PSC04-5.I4 genome. Proteins encoded here:
- a CDS encoding saccharopine dehydrogenase C-terminal domain-containing protein encodes the protein MNRHHVAVVGAGKIGGMIAALLQGSGDYQIKVLDQSVDALSTLDVPHVTTEALDVSDLGKLTAALKGCDAVISAAPFFLTPVIAQAARDADCHYLDLTEDVASTAEVERIAKGASKAFAPQCGLAPGFVSIAGHDLAQQFDRLEDLHLRVGALPRYPTNKLKYNLTWSTDGLINEYCNPCLAIENGELTTVSPLAGLQNFSLDGVDYEAFNTSGGLGSLSETLKGKVQSLRYLSIRYPGHKDIMELLLNDLGFINKRELLKEVMEDAIPATMQDRVLIFITATGMKDGRFQQKSFSHVVNDREIHGKHWSGIQITTAASICATLDLMMTGKLQAKGFVTQESISLADFLANRFGGLYNNDGSDHEKSGHQLAA
- a CDS encoding Lrp/AsnC family transcriptional regulator gives rise to the protein MAEIKDELDRKLIAILQGNAREPVSSIARRLDVARSTVQERIARLERKGIIIGYTAILGDQQDEKRVQALVMLSVSQQRSRELITQLESYPEIRSCLTISGEFDLCLIVEPDRLEELDSVLDEIAAIPGVERTRSSIVLTKKFERQRPFMPQNTYSLEK
- the cydC gene encoding thiol reductant ABC exporter subunit CydC produces the protein MRSSLRIIWLLQKEEPLAFWGGLVLAFLPAAAGIALLAVSGYFITATALAGLSGGAIAFNTSSAAGSIRLYASVRIFGRYIERVITHDATFRFLANLRSGVFRGLVARESNGTLSQRSATALSRVVSDVDQLDGLFLRLVVPLASAAIITGLTLVILWQYSPVASIALGAIQAAGLTVLAKSGGHRKKAQARKLNAARDALRVRVSDLVRGRRDLSVFGGLEQQRAAALKAVDQLDEAQEQSELTDMRNQAVISTMSQVMVAVTFLFAAYAYRQGQMELKHIALFAFVAMALPELLVSLANSAGSWSKMSGAADRVRSLLTVGQDSEALQNARSNSETPVFEAGKDALHLKNIDFAYTPKAAPILSGVDLVLPTGSRTVVIGPSGAGKSTLAAIVARLQTPQNGSIQIGGVNLPDLAEDKLRAALTVVGQRTQIFHSTIADNLRVAREDASDDELWEALDHAGLKKLVESRNEKLETHLGEGGLGLSGGEGRRLALARAYLRNPEIWIADELTEGLDHATADTVLTSFRAMTRGKTVLMVSHRASELACADRVLVLEDGKLSEVALPLSDEIKGRLRDD